A part of Kiritimatiellia bacterium genomic DNA contains:
- a CDS encoding SDR family oxidoreductase, with amino-acid sequence MMTELAGHTALVTGGAVRIGRAVTLALARAGAHVVIHYRRSADAARELAAQLHHEGAQAWTIPADLADPAAPDDLIREALARAGQLTILVNNAAVFHKHGWGAVTDSALDAELQVNLCAPVLLMQAFALRVRTGVIVNLLDRRIASVDPTCVPYELSKKALAAATRSAALAWAPSIRVNAVAPGAVLPPPGEGAHYLRDRAGRIPLGGPIPPEAVAEAVLFLVRARYITGQVLFVDGGQHLLGAEPSA; translated from the coding sequence ATGATGACGGAGCTTGCTGGCCATACGGCGCTGGTGACCGGCGGAGCGGTCCGCATCGGCCGTGCCGTTACCCTTGCGTTGGCCCGGGCGGGCGCTCACGTGGTCATCCACTACCGCCGGTCGGCTGACGCAGCTCGCGAACTGGCCGCGCAACTTCACCACGAAGGCGCGCAAGCCTGGACGATCCCCGCAGACCTCGCCGATCCCGCCGCCCCCGACGATCTCATCCGCGAAGCGCTCGCCCGGGCCGGCCAGCTCACAATTCTGGTCAACAACGCGGCCGTGTTCCACAAACATGGCTGGGGGGCGGTCACGGACTCTGCACTGGACGCCGAGCTGCAGGTTAACCTTTGCGCGCCTGTACTGCTGATGCAGGCCTTCGCGCTACGCGTCCGCACCGGCGTGATCGTGAACCTCTTGGACCGGCGGATCGCGAGTGTCGACCCGACATGCGTACCCTACGAGCTCTCAAAAAAGGCGCTGGCAGCGGCAACCCGGTCGGCGGCGCTCGCGTGGGCCCCCAGCATCCGCGTCAACGCGGTCGCCCCCGGCGCGGTGCTGCCGCCGCCGGGTGAGGGCGCCCACTACCTGCGCGATCGCGCCGGCCGCATCCCCCTCGGTGGCCCCATTCCACCGGAGGCGGTCGCGGAGGCGGTACTGTTCCTCGTTCGTGCCCGCTATATCACCGGCCAAGTCCTTTTCGTCGATGGCGGACAGCACCTCCTGGGGGCCGAGCCATCGGCCTGA